The following proteins are encoded in a genomic region of Mycobacterium kiyosense:
- the cut3 gene encoding putative cutinase cut3 (frameshifted, insertion at around 1117654), translating to MLLQFIRTAGRAGTGTLALAAAVAGAVALIPGAALPVASAADCPDAEVVFARGTNEPTGMGRVGDAFVDSLRAQTSGLNIGTYGVNYAASKLQLHGGDGANDVISHVKATVSSCPNTKIVLGGYSQGASVMDIVAGVPIGGISWGSSLPPQYVDNVVAVVTFGDVADRAGGSLPNKSALLGAKAVDYCNPMDPICHAGSGNEWSGHTEGYVPTYTTLGATFVAQRLTAGATPHLPGQIPGYSPQLPGSVPAVPQFPQYPGSVPQTPQTPQTPGSPGSPGSIPQAPVV from the coding sequence GTGCTTCTGCAATTCATCCGGACGGCCGGTCGGGCCGGCACCGGCACCCTAGCTCTGGCCGCCGCAGTGGCGGGCGCTGTCGCGCTCATCCCGGGTGCTGCCCTGCCGGTGGCCTCAGCCGCCGACTGCCCGGACGCCGAGGTGGTTTTCGCCCGCGGCACCAACGAGCCCACGGGTATGGGCCGGGTGGGCGACGCCTTCGTCGACTCGCTCCGCGCGCAGACCAGCGGGTTGAACATCGGGACTTATGGGGTCAACTACGCCGCCAGCAAGCTGCAGTTGCATGGCGGCGACGGGGCAAACGACGTGATTTCCCATGTCAAGGCGACGGTGTCGTCGTGCCCGAACACCAAGATCGTGTTGGGCGGATACTCGCAGGGCGCGTCGGTGATGGACATCGTTGCCGGCGTTCCGATCGGCGGCATCAGCTGGGGTAGCTCGCTGCCGCCGCAGTACGTCGACAATGTCGTGGCGGTGGTGACCTTCGGTGACGTCGCCGACCGTGCCGGCGGATCGTTGCCGAACAAGAGCGCGCTGCTGGGCGCCAAGGCTGTCGACTACTGCAACCCGATGGACCCGATCTGCCACGCCGGCTCCGGCAACGAGTGGAGCGGGCACACCGAGGGCTACGTCCCGACGTACACCACCCTGGGGGCCACCTTCGTCGCCCAGAGACTGACGGCTGGGGCTACCCCGCACCTGCCCGGGCAGATTCCCGGCTACTCACCCCAGCTGCCGGGGTCGGTGCCTGCGGTTCCGCAGTTCCCCCAGTACCCGGGATCGGTGCCCCAGACGCCCCAGACGCCCCAGACGCCGGGGTCGCCGGGATCGCCGGGATCGATCCCGCAGGCCCCCGTCGTATAA